One part of the Lotus japonicus ecotype B-129 chromosome 2, LjGifu_v1.2 genome encodes these proteins:
- the LOC130738075 gene encoding uncharacterized protein LOC130738075 encodes MKFHLTQVQYHSQMDANGNYQEDAWFDSTSILESDSDEEFSSVHGDCFPFVGNALGGVSNTQLLQYESASCFVDSGCKYEEYYESYLKIDGGICKNGEKTQENSSKQSTVIMYSVTRKSTDDASERFLYRPRAGLQIPRSTEGKSFAGSWSAISPSLFKLRGESFFSDKQKCPAPDFCPYTPIGVDLFVSSKKINHIAKHLELPSVQEHGKIPSLLIVNIQLPTYPASIFLGDANGEGLSLVLYFKLSENFEKEISPCFQEKIKRL; translated from the exons ATGAAGTTTCATCTTACTCAGGTCCAATACCATAGTCAAATGGATGCAAATG GAAATTACCAAGAGGATGCATGGTTTGACTCAACTAGCATTCTAGAATCTGATTCAGATGAAGAGTTCAGTAGTGTGCATGGAG ATTGTTTTCCCTTTGTGGGCAATGCTTTGGGAGGTGTCTCAAATACTCAGTTACTCCAGTATGAAAGTGCATCCTGCTTTGTAGATTCAGGGTGTAAATATGAGGAGTATTATGAGAGCTACCTCAAAATAGATGGAGGTATTTGCAAGAATGGAGAGAAAACTCAGGAGAATAGCTCAAAGCAATCAACAGTTATCATGTATTCTGTAACAAGGAAATCCACTGATG ATGCATCTGAGAGATTTCTATACCGTCCCAGAGCGGGGCTTCAAATTCCCAGATCAACTGAAGGAAAGTCGTTCGCTGGTTCCTGGTCTGCAATTTCCCCTTCCTTGTTCAAGCTCCGTGGCGAAAGTTTTTTCAG TGATAAGCAGAAGTGTCCTGCTCCAGACTTCTGCCCTTATACACCAATAGGTGTTGATTTATTTGTTTCTTCAAAGAAGATAAATCACATTGCTAAGCATCTTGAACTTCCATCTGTCCAAGAACATGGGAAAATACCCTCACTCCTCATTGTTAATATACAG TTGCCAACATATCCTGCTAGCATATTCCTTGGTGATGCCAATGGTGAAGGTTTGAGCCTTGTACTATATTTTAAATTGTCCGAGAATTTTGAAAAAGAGATCTCGCCATGTTTTCAGGAGAAGATCAAG
- the LOC130738076 gene encoding uncharacterized protein LOC130738076, which produces MDDLFDSSLNLEETHFKEGYDEGYKDGLIAGKDEAKEVGLKVGFEVGEELGFYSGCFHIWTSAIRLDPNCFSSRAKTTIDQMQDLVGKYPLTDPEDLQVQEIMDSLRVKFKMLCSSLHVKLDYNGYPNSSEATSIQF; this is translated from the coding sequence ATGGATGACCTATTCGACTCTTCACTGAATTTGGAGGAGACCCATTTCAAGGAAGGCTATGACGAAGGCTACAAGGATGGCCTCATTGCAGGCAAGGACGAGGCCAAGGAAGTTGGTCTCAAGGTTGGCTTTGAGGTTGGTGAGGAACTAGGTTTCTACAGCGGTTGCTTCCATATCTGGACCTCTGCCATCCGGCTTGACCCGAATTGTTTCTCCTCCAGGGCCAAAACTACCATTGACCAGATGCAGGACCTGGTCGGCAAATATCCTCTCACGGATCCAGAAGATCTGCAGGTGCAAGAGATCATGGATAGCCTCAGGGTCAAGTTCAAGATGCTTTGTTCTTCTCTGCACGTCAAGCTTGACTACAACGGCTATCCAAATTCTTCCGAGGCCACCAGCATTCAGTTTTGA